Proteins encoded together in one Mus caroli chromosome 4, CAROLI_EIJ_v1.1, whole genome shotgun sequence window:
- the Dhrs3 gene encoding short-chain dehydrogenase/reductase 3 isoform X3 — translation MGTECHYFICDVGNREEVYQMAKAVREKVGDITILVNNAAVVHGKSLMDSDDDALLKSQHVNTLGQFWTTKAFLPRMLELQNGHIVCLNSVLALSAIPGAIDYCTSKASAFAFMESLTLGLLDCPGVSATTVLPFHTSTEMFQGMRVRFPNLFPPLKPETVARRTVDAVQQNQALLLLPWTMNILIILKSILPQAALEEIHRFSGTYTCMNTFKGRT, via the exons ATGGGCACAGAGTGCCACTACTTCATCTGTGACGTGGGCAACCGGGAAGAGGTGTACCAGATGGCCAAAGCTGTCCGAGAGAAG GTGGGTGACATCACCATCCTGGTGAACAATGCCGCTGTGGTCCATGGAAAAAGCTTGATGGACAGTGATGATGATGCCCTCCTCAAGTCCCAGCATGTCAACACCCTGGGCCAATTCTGG ACCACCAAGGCCTTTTTGCCACGTATGCTGGAACTCCAGAACGGCCATATTGTGTGCCTCAATTCCGTGCTTGCACTGTCAGCCATCCCTGGTGCCATCGACTACTGCACGTCAAAAGCGTCAGCCTTCGCCTTCATGGAGAGCCTGACCTTGGGGCTGTTGGACTGTCCTGGTGTCAGCGCCACCACCGTTCTGCCCTTTCACACCAGCACCGAGATGTTCCAGGGCATGAGAGTCAG gtttccCAACCTCTTCCCGCCACTGAAGCCAGAGACAGTAGCCCGGAGGACGGTAGATGCTGTTCAACAAAACCAGGCCCTTCTCTTGCTCCCGTGGACCATGAATATCCTCATTATCTTGAAAAG CATACTCCCACAAGCTGCACTGGAGGAGATTCACAGGTTCTCGGGGACTTACACCTGTATGAACACCTTTAAGGGGaggacatag
- the Dhrs3 gene encoding short-chain dehydrogenase/reductase 3 isoform X2: MAPAPFISKTDAQKGHVAGGCGAWSVPLQVQPTGTGCPHGSTAPSCPQVGDITILVNNAAVVHGKSLMDSDDDALLKSQHVNTLGQFWTTKAFLPRMLELQNGHIVCLNSVLALSAIPGAIDYCTSKASAFAFMESLTLGLLDCPGVSATTVLPFHTSTEMFQGMRVRFPNLFPPLKPETVARRTVDAVQQNQALLLLPWTMNILIILKSILPQAALEEIHRFSGTYTCMNTFKGRT, translated from the exons ATGGCACCAGCGCCATTTATAAGCAAGACTGATGCTCAGAAAGGCCATGTGGCTGGTGGTTGCGGAGCCTGGTCTGTGCCTCTCCAGGTACAGCCCACAGGGACTGGCTGCCCTCACGGCTCCACAGCCCCCTCTTGCCCACAGGTGGGTGACATCACCATCCTGGTGAACAATGCCGCTGTGGTCCATGGAAAAAGCTTGATGGACAGTGATGATGATGCCCTCCTCAAGTCCCAGCATGTCAACACCCTGGGCCAATTCTGG ACCACCAAGGCCTTTTTGCCACGTATGCTGGAACTCCAGAACGGCCATATTGTGTGCCTCAATTCCGTGCTTGCACTGTCAGCCATCCCTGGTGCCATCGACTACTGCACGTCAAAAGCGTCAGCCTTCGCCTTCATGGAGAGCCTGACCTTGGGGCTGTTGGACTGTCCTGGTGTCAGCGCCACCACCGTTCTGCCCTTTCACACCAGCACCGAGATGTTCCAGGGCATGAGAGTCAG gtttccCAACCTCTTCCCGCCACTGAAGCCAGAGACAGTAGCCCGGAGGACGGTAGATGCTGTTCAACAAAACCAGGCCCTTCTCTTGCTCCCGTGGACCATGAATATCCTCATTATCTTGAAAAG CATACTCCCACAAGCTGCACTGGAGGAGATTCACAGGTTCTCGGGGACTTACACCTGTATGAACACCTTTAAGGGGaggacatag